The following are from one region of the Magallana gigas chromosome 4, xbMagGiga1.1, whole genome shotgun sequence genome:
- the LOC109619533 gene encoding uncharacterized protein has protein sequence MDPHSCVQDIPRCDLCETAIVHSYCDFCHVNLCMSCIGKHISDGYDKHKIVQFQERRSTLIYSKCKTHPHKSCEFQCKDCNNIFVCPSCMASKQHKGHNFVDVTEVYKTKKNDIKKDTKELENHISPTYEGIERDLENQLANLDGGYEKLTTTMSKQGEQWHREIDIVINKMKTEIGEIKERHRELLQKHLNEIKQIQSLIKETLHALRKIEKSTEISSTMQYCSKIREFSKLPPKVQVSLPTFIPKPIDLEKLYSLFGQITPLSTATKENVLSQYQPYTLVREPLDEPELVTTIQTEYEYLRSVTCLNEDRIWTSGWGRNIKCFNIEGSLLQTIQTVIFPNDIAVDSNGDLLYSDGEAKTVNKVMNGQTEELIRLQGWEPSKLCVTSTDDLLVAMFSNDQNQSKVVRYLGSTEKQTIQFDEKGKPLYSGNATPKYITENKNHDICVADCRARAVVVVNQDGKLRWRYTGHPSVTKNEPFKPFGITTDSQSRILSADTGNHCIHILDQNGQFLRYIDNCDLEEPYGLCVDNNDSLFVSEYSKSNVKKIKYLK, from the coding sequence ATGGATCCTCATTCTTGTGTCCAGGATATACCtcgatgtgacctttgtgaaACCGCCATAGTTcacagctactgtgacttttgtcatgtcaacctctgTATGTCATGCATAGGCAAACACATTTCAgatggatatgacaaacataaaatcgTACAATTCCAGGAACGAAGGTCAACCCTCATTTATTCGAAATGTAAAACACATCCACACAAAAGTTGTGAATTTCAGTGCAAGGATTGCAACAACATTTTTGTTTGTCCTTCCTGCATGGCATCAAAACAGcacaagggacataactttgtAGATGTTACAGAAGTTTACAAGACgaagaaaaatgatattaaaaaagatacaaaagagcttgaaaatcatatttcccctaCATATGAAGGAATTGAACGCGACTTGGAAAATCAGCTTGCCAACctggatggaggatatgagaaacttacaacaacaatgtccaaacaaggagagcaatggcacagagaaatcgacatcgtcatcaacaaaatgaaaactgaaatcgGCGAGATAAAAGAGAGACACAGGGAACTCTTACAGaaacatttgaatgaaatcaaacagatacagtctctcataaaagaaacattacatGCCTTAAGGAAAATTGAGAAATCCACTGAAATATCTTCTACCATGCAATATTGCTCTAAGATCAGAGAGTTCAGCAAGCTTCCACCCAAGGTTCAAGTATCACTGCcaacattcattccaaaaccaATAGACCTCGAGAAGCTGTATAGTTTGTTTGGGCAGATCACCCCATTATCTACTGCTACAAAAGAAAATGTCTTGTCACAGTACCAACCCTACACTTTAGTCAGAGAACCACTGGATGAACCGGAGCTTGTTACCACAATACAGACTGAGTATGAATATCTACGCAGTGTTACCTGTCTAAATGAAGACAGGATATGGACATCTGGATGGGGCAGAAATATCAAATGCTTCAACATTGAAGGTTCACTCCTCCAAACTATCCAGACAGTTATATTCCCCAATGATATAGCGGTAGACAGTAATGgggatctactgtactcagacGGTGAAGCAAAGACAGTGAACAAAGTAATGAATGGACAGACAGAAGAGTTGATCAGATTACAGGGATGGGAGCCTAGTAAActgtgtgtcacctctactgATGATCTCCTGGTTGCCATGTTCAGTAATGATCAAAAtcaatccaaagttgtccgttacttgggatccacagagaaacaaacaattcaatttgatgaAAAAGGTAAACCTCTATATTCAGGAAACGCTACTCCTAAATACATCACTGAGAACAaaaaccatgacatctgtgtagctgactgtAGGGctcgtgcagtagtggtggttaatcaggacgggaaactcagatggagatacacTGGTCATCCCTCAGTTACCAAGAACGAACCATTTAAACCCTttggtatcacaacagacagtcagagtcgtaTCCTGTCAGCAGACACTGGCaaccattgtatccacattctggatcagaatggacagtttctccgttacattgataactgtgatctggAGGAACCTtatggtttatgtgtggacaataatgacaGTCTGTTTGTGTCTGAGTACAGCAAaagcaatgtaaagaaaatcaaatatctaAAGTAG
- the LOC105334327 gene encoding caveolin-1 produces MSGDEIDLSNRDPNGLNAHLGTLHFNDVLGEPDGTHSIDMVWKCSHLCFNLWKGLCYKILTLCFGCCIAAEWGCEFAIIAFYHVWYITPCLKILEINCGLCQRIYTNCANCCVVPCCEAFGGLFHHFKK; encoded by the exons ATGAGCGGAGACGAGATTGATCTGTCCAACAGGGATCCCAATGGATTGAACGCTCATCTTGGG ACTCTTCATTTCAATGATGTCCTAGGAGAGCCTGACGGTACCCACAGTATTGACATGGTATGGAAATGTTCCCACCTCTGCTTCAATCTGTGGAAAGGACTGTGCTACAAGATCCTCACTCTGTGCTTTGGGTGCTGCATCGCTGCTGAATGGGGCTGCGAGTTCGCCATCATTGCCTTCTACCACGTCTGGTATATTACTCCTTGTCTGAAGATTCTGGAGATCAACTGCGGTCTCTGCCAAAGAATCTACACCAACTGTGCGAACTGCTGTGTCGTACCCTGCTGTGAAGCCTTTGGTGGATTGTTCCATCATTTCAAGAAATGA
- the LOC105334328 gene encoding caveolin-1: MAGDEIDLSNRDPNGLNSHLGTLHFNDVLGEPDGTHSIDCVWKMSHACFNLWKGLCYKILTLCFGCCIAAEWGCEFAIIAFYHVWFISPCLKIFEINCGLCQRIYTNCANCCVVPCCEAFGGMFHHFKK; this comes from the exons atggccGGTGACGAAATTGATTTGTCTAACAGGGATCCTAATGGACTCAATTCTCATCTGGGG ACTCTTCATTTCAATGATGTCCTAGGAGAGCCTGACGGTACTCACAGCATTGACTGCGTGTGGAAAATGTCCCACGCCTGCTTCAATCTGTGGAAAGGACTGTGCTACAAGATCCTCACTCTGTGCTTTGGGTGCTGCATCGCTGCTGAATGGGGCTGTGAGTTCGCCATCATTGCCTTCTACCACGTCTGGTTTATTAGTCCTTGTCTGAAGATTTTCGAAATCAACTGCGGTCTTTGCCAACGAATCTACACCAATTGCGCAAATTGCTGTGTCGTACCCTGTTGTGAAGCCTTCGGAGGAATGTTccatcatttcaaaaaataa